The Meles meles chromosome 6, mMelMel3.1 paternal haplotype, whole genome shotgun sequence genome has a window encoding:
- the LOC123944928 gene encoding LOW QUALITY PROTEIN: ferritin heavy chain-like (The sequence of the model RefSeq protein was modified relative to this genomic sequence to represent the inferred CDS: inserted 1 base in 1 codon): MTTVSPSQVRQNYHQDSEAVINHQINLELYASYDYLSMSYYFDRDDVALKNFAKYFLHQSHEEREHAEKLMKLQNQQGGRIFLQDIKKPDRDDWENGLNAMECALHLEKSVNQSLLELHKLVTDKNDPHLCDFIEAHYLNEQVKSIKELGDRVTNLRKMXAPESGMAEYLFDKHTLGNSDSES, from the exons ATGACGACCGTGTCCCCCTCGCAGGTGCGCCAGAACTACCACCAGGACTCGGAGGCCGTCATCAACCACCAGATCAACCTGGAGCTCTACGCCTCCTACGACTACCTATCCATGTCTTACTACTTTGACCGCGATGATGTGGCTTTGAAGAACTTCgccaaatattttctccaccaATCTCATGAGGAGAGGGAACATGCTGAGAAACTGATGAAGCTGCAGAACCAACAAGGTGGCCGAATCTTCCTTCAGGATATCAAGAAACCAGACCGTGATGATTGGGAGAACGGGCTGAATGCAATGGAGTGTGCATTGCACTTGGAAAAGAGTGTGAATCAGTCACTACTGGAACTGCACAAACTGGTCACTGATAAAAATGACCCCCATTTGTGTGACTTCATTGAGGCTCATTACCTGAATGAGCAGGTGAAATCCATCAAAGAATTGGGTGACCGCGTAACCAACCTGCGCAAGA GGGCCCCCGAATCTGGCATGGCAGAGTATCTCTTTGACAAGCACACCTTGGGAAACAGTGATAGTGAGAGCTAA